CGGGCGCAGGCTGAGTTCGGCACGGTCGGCGCCCGCGTGCCGGGCGGTGTTGGTGAGGGCTTCCTGGGCCACGCGGTAGAGCACGAGTTCCGTCTCCTCGGTCAGCGGGGGCAGGCCGGTGCGGAGGTCGGGGCGGACCGTCAGCCCATGGGTGGTGAACTCGGCCGCGAGGGAGCGCAGCGCGCTGAGCAGTCCGAGCTCGTCGAGGACGCCGGGGCGCAGCCGCCGGGCGATTCGGCGGATCTCGTCGAGGCCGGCCCGGGTGGCCTCCTGCGCCTGGCCCAGTTCCTCGCACAGGTCCTGCGGAGCCCGGTCGGCGACGCCCTTGAGCTGGAGCAGCACGGCGGTGAGGGTCTGGCCGACCTCGTCATGGAGTTCACGGGCGATGCGGTGGCGCTCGCGTTCCTGGGCGGACAGCGCTCCGGCCGCACTGGCCGCCCGCTCGGCCTCCAGCCGGTCCAGCATGGCGTTGTACGTCGTGATCAGTTCGGCCGTCTCGACCGGTCCCGAGACCACGGCACGGGCTCCGGGGTGCAGCAGGTCGGCTTCGGCCATGGCCCGTCCCAGCCGCCCCAGCGGTGCCAGTCCCACCCGCAGAACGGCCGCGTTGACGGCCAGCAGCGCGGCAAGGCCCGCCACCACGACGAGCGCCTCGCCGGGCAGTATGGGCGTGGAGACGGTGACCGGGCCCAGCAGCAGTGCGGCCGCCACGACCAGACCGATGGCGTCGAGGACGAAGATCCGCCAGAACAACGACATGTGCGTGACTCCTCCCCCTCGCCGTTCTCGCCCGGCCGGTCTGGTTCGCGTGTCCCGTCCGCTCGGTCCGGCT
This Streptomyces sp. NBC_00377 DNA region includes the following protein-coding sequences:
- a CDS encoding sensor histidine kinase — protein: MSLFWRIFVLDAIGLVVAAALLLGPVTVSTPILPGEALVVVAGLAALLAVNAAVLRVGLAPLGRLGRAMAEADLLHPGARAVVSGPVETAELITTYNAMLDRLEAERAASAAGALSAQERERHRIARELHDEVGQTLTAVLLQLKGVADRAPQDLCEELGQAQEATRAGLDEIRRIARRLRPGVLDELGLLSALRSLAAEFTTHGLTVRPDLRTGLPPLTEETELVLYRVAQEALTNTARHAGADRAELSLRPVAHGVELLVRDNGGGLGPAAGEGAGIRGMRERALLIGATLTVSSGADGEGGHGTDVRLRAAADADKGAVAAAAAAAAGVGPAGVAAPLGGR